One bacterium genomic window, GCGCGCCGTCGTGCCGTGATCGAGGAAACGGACGGATGGAAGGCGCGGCGGAACGCTATCAGCAAGGAAATCGCACTGCACGCCCGATCAGGGAGTGATCCAACATCACTCAAGAACGAAAGCCGCGAGATCGGAGAGCGCATCACGCACGGTGACGATGAGATCCGCAGAGTGGAGACGGAACTCAAGGATATCCTGC contains:
- a CDS encoding serine--tRNA ligase; the protein is MLDIRYIRENPEAVRQRLALKGERQQLDLLLNLDARRRAVIEETDGWKARRNAISKEIALHARSGSDPTSLKNESREIGERITHGDDEIRRVETELKDIL